The DNA region ACCCGTTGTGATCGGCCACCTCGGCCAGCGCCAGGAGGCAGTCCAGGCGCGCCAGATGCTCGGCGGCCGACAGCAGGGCATCGCGCTGGCCCATCACCTCGGCCCGCAGGTCATTGAAAAGCCGGTATTCCAGGGCCGCCCGCCGCTCCTCGGCGCCCAGCACCTTGGCCTCGAACTCTTTGAGCGCTTCGGTAATGTAGCGTTCGGCGTTGACCAGGGTCTGCTTGCGGACATAATGAGCGGGCACCTTTGCCGCGTGGGTTTTGGAAACCTCGATGTAGTAGCCGAAAACCTTGTTGAAGCGGACTTTGAGGGAGGCGATCCCGGTCGCCTCGCGCTCCGTGCTTTCCAGGCGGGCCAGCCAGCCTTTGCCGTCGCGGCTGATCTGGATCAGCTCGTCCAGCTCGGGATTGTACCCGGCTTTGATGATCCCGCCCTCGGTGATGGTCGGCGGCGCATCTTCCCGGACCGCCCGCGCGATCTTCTCCGCCAGCGCCGTCAGGCTTTGGGTATCCCCAAGCCCTTGCAAGAGGGTGCTCTGCAGCTGGGCGAGGCCGGCGCCAATGGCCGGCAGCGCTTCCAGGGAGGTTTTAAGCGCCACCAGGTCCCGCGCGTTGGCTTGCCCCATGGCGATCTTGCTGCCCAGGCGCTCCAGGTCAAAGACCGATTGGAGCTGCTCCCGCAAATGGCCCCGCAGCGAGAGCGCGTCTTTAGCCTCCGCCACGGCGTCCAGCCGGGCGGCGATGGCGGCGGCATCCGTCAGCGGGCAGCGCAGCCACTGCTTGAGCGCTCTGCCCCCCATGGCCGTGACCGTTTTATCGATGACGCTGAGCATGGTTCCGCCGCGCCCGCCGCTGCGGATGTTGCGCAGCAGCTCCAGGTTGCGGCAGCTGATCTCATCGATCAGGAGTTGGCTGTCCAGGCCATAGGTTTGCATCCGGGCCAGGTGCGCCACGTCATGCTTCTGGGTTTCGCGCACGTAGTAGAGAACAGCACCGGCGGCGCAGACGCCGGCCTTTTGGTCTTCGCAGCCGAAACCTTCCAGGGAGAGGGTGTTGAACTGCGCCAAGAGCCGTGCACGGCCGCTGCGGTGGTCGAAAGCGCTGGCCTCCAGGAATGAGACCGCCGCCTGGGGCAGGGCCGCGAGCACCTCCGAAATCTGGGTGTCGCCGCGGAGCTCTTCGGAGAGCAGGATCTCGCTTGGGGCCACCCGCAGAATTTCCTCGCGGATGGTTGCGGCCTCAGCCGCCTCAAACAGTCGGAAAGTGCCGGTGGAGATGTCCAGGTAGGCCACGCCGATGGCCGTCCGGAGGCGAGCGATAGCCAGGGTGAAATTGTTGGTTTTGGCGTCGAGAAAGCTGTTGTCGACGATCATCCCGGGGGTGACCACCCGCACCACGTCCCTTTTGACCAGTCCTTTGGCCGCGGCCGGATCCTCGAGCTGGTCGCAGATGGCCACCTTGAAACCCTGGGAGATCAGACGCTCGATGTATCCCCGGGCCGCGCGGTAGGGAACGCCGCACATGGGCACCGGAACGCTTTCGTTCTTGTTGCGCGAGGTCAGCGTGATCTCCAGGGCACCGGCGGCGACTTTGGCGTCCTCGAAGAACATTTCGTAGAAATCCCCCATGCGGTAGAACAGGATGGCGTCCGGATACTGCTCCTTGATGGCGAGGTACTGCTGGATCATGGGGGTGGCTTTGGGAGCATTCATTGGTTCTGGCTCAACTGGGACCGGCATCCGCCCGGCAACGGGGGACTGTCAAAAAAGACAACGGGCATCATCCGAAAAGCCCGCCCCTGGGGTGGCCATTTTTCGGATCAGGCCCGATCAACGGTTGGTGCGGGCGGGCAGGCCAAGGTCGGGCCGCCCGCGAGTCCTGCGCGCAAACGTTAGCAGCGCAAGGGGTCAGCCCCGGGAGGCGGCGTCAGCGGTTTCGGCGGGTTGGGCGCCGCTGCCGGCTTTGAGGGCTTCGTTTTGCCGGGTGAGCTCGGATATCTTCTGCACTTGCAAATCGACCGTCGTGCTGAGGTTCTTGATGGTCTTGTTGGCCCGGAAGCGCCCCGAAAGGCTGAAAAAATAGGAAACCAAGACGCCCAGCAGAAAACAGCCGGCGAAGATGATGGCGTTGTTGAGTTTGGCGGTTTGGTACTGAAAGAAAAAGAGGTTCAGGCTGAGGTCCGGTTTTTGAAGGAAAAAGTCCTTGTTCTGATATATCACGAGCCCGATCAGGACGATAATCAGCACCGACAGAACCACCTTGAAGTTTTTCATTTTAATCTCCCGATTTCATGTAGTTAAATCTATTTCCTTAAAATGTGGCTTCAAATTTTCAAAGGTGGCCTGGAGGTGTTCGGGAATCACCCGCACATCGGCGAAGACCGCCAGGGCGTTGACGTCCCCGTACCAGCGGGGAACGATGTGAAAATGCAGGTGCGCCTCCACCCCGGCGCCGGCCACCTTGCCCAGGTTGAGACCGACATTGAAACCGTCAGGGCGCATCACGCGCTTGAGAACGGCGATGGACTGCTCCACGGTTTTCAGCAAGACGGCCATCTCGCTGCCGCTGAGCTGGTCGAGGGCCGCGATGTGCCGGGTCGGGGCCACCAGCAGGTGGCCGTTGATATAGGGAAACTTGTTCATCACCACCAGGGTTTGGGGCCCCTTGAAGAGGGTCAGGGCATCATCGGGACCCATGGCCTTGCAGAAAACGCAGCCTTCCTCTTTTTCTCCCAGGATATAGGTGATGCGCCAGGGAGCCCACATGGTTTTCATCGCAAACTCCATCTCGAAAAAGGTTTCAAACCAGGGTGCGAGTTAAGGGCCTCGGGAAAAATAATTCCACATCTTACTGGTCTTTTGGCCCGTCCTCGGCGTTACAGCCGCCGGCACATATCTCGATATGCGCCGACGGATGTGCCTTGATGACAAACCAAAATCCTTCGCCATATTGAGGCATTATTTCTTACCGCGACCCTAAGAATCTCAAAGAATTTCGAATCGTTCCTATCTACTTTTTTTGCCCTTGAAACTCAACCCCTTTTTTCCGGGAAGCGGCACCACCTGAAGCTTTCCCCAGACGCCCATCCGTTCGCCGACGATGATCACGATGCCGTCAAGCCCCCCCATCGCCATGCCCAAGTCGATCCCCGCCGGGATATCACCGGCCCTCCGGACGTGGTTGCCAATGGCCGTGGCGGCGGCATCGGCCAAGGCGCAGCAGGGGGCCACCACGCAGACCGCATCCGCCGCCCCCAGGCTGCGGGAATGCCCCACGGTCCCCGATGACGTGCAAACCCCGAAAGGATCGGCGGCGGCCGCGAACTGCAGCCCGACCCGCATGCTGAGCGGCGAGCCGCCGGCGTAGATCGCGATGGAAATCCGCTCCCGGTTTTTGATGAAGACATCCCCACCGTTTTCAACCACCACCTCATTGCACTGCCCCAGCAGGTCTTCTCCCACGGCCGCGGCCACGGCCCCGGCGACGGCGGCCATGGGCCCCACCCGGGCCCGGCTGGCGGCTGCGCACATGCGCCTCACGATCGGCGGGGCCGGACCCTCCAGCGGCCAGGGCTCCATGCTGCTGGCAAAGCCGGGAAACCGCCGGATAAAACCCTCCAGCTGATGGCGGTGGTGCAGCACGGACTCCCGCGCCACCGCCATCAGCGGTTGGTCGGCCTGGATCCAGAGATCGGTTTGCTCGACCACCACCCGGAAGGCCGGCAGGCGGCGCTGCAACCCCTTACGGTAGGTCCGGGCCTGAAGCATCAGAGCACCCGGATTTCGGGGCGCAGCTCTGGGGGGCACTGTTGCAGGAAATACTGATCGGTCATGCCGGAGACAAAGTCGCGCACGATTTCCTCAGGCCGATGTTGGGAAAGGTATTCGGCGGACATGTCCTTCAAAAAGCCGGTGAAGATGACCGATTGATCGTTTTCGCGCTGAAGGTCCTCCAGAAAGCGATCGAAAATCCGCCGGAAAAGGACCCGGATGGTTTCCAGGTGGCGCTTGATCTCGGGGTTGAGGTAGATGTGCTCCAGGTTGAAGTCCTTCAGGCGCTTGAGCGCCTCGGAAACCGCGGCGCTGAAGAGGATCCGCTTCCTGCCGTAGCTGCTGCGGATGACGTCAGTGACCAGATTGTAGACGATCGTGCCGTTGGTTTTGCCGAGCAGGGCGGTGCTCTCGGCGGGCAGATCGCTGCGGCGGATCATTTTCAGGCGGATGGCGTCCTCGATATCGCGGCCGATGTAGCTGATGGTGTCGGCCATGCGCACCACGCACCCCTCCAGGGTCATGGGGGTCAGTTCGGTATCCGCCTCGTGGGTCTTGCGGCGCAGATCCTCGGCCAGGCGCGCGAAAGTCTTGGAGGCGTCCGGCCGGAGTTGGCGGTCGTGGACCTCGCCGTCGTG from Desulfobacteraceae bacterium includes:
- the mutS gene encoding DNA mismatch repair protein MutS, whose product is MNAPKATPMIQQYLAIKEQYPDAILFYRMGDFYEMFFEDAKVAAGALEITLTSRNKNESVPVPMCGVPYRAARGYIERLISQGFKVAICDQLEDPAAAKGLVKRDVVRVVTPGMIVDNSFLDAKTNNFTLAIARLRTAIGVAYLDISTGTFRLFEAAEAATIREEILRVAPSEILLSEELRGDTQISEVLAALPQAAVSFLEASAFDHRSGRARLLAQFNTLSLEGFGCEDQKAGVCAAGAVLYYVRETQKHDVAHLARMQTYGLDSQLLIDEISCRNLELLRNIRSGGRGGTMLSVIDKTVTAMGGRALKQWLRCPLTDAAAIAARLDAVAEAKDALSLRGHLREQLQSVFDLERLGSKIAMGQANARDLVALKTSLEALPAIGAGLAQLQSTLLQGLGDTQSLTALAEKIARAVREDAPPTITEGGIIKAGYNPELDELIQISRDGKGWLARLESTEREATGIASLKVRFNKVFGYYIEVSKTHAAKVPAHYVRKQTLVNAERYITEALKEFEAKVLGAEERRAALEYRLFNDLRAEVMGQRDALLSAAEHLARLDCLLALAEVADHNGYVRPEINAEGVIEITDGRHPVVEKMIAAERFVPNSIRLDDEQNQVLVITGPNMAGKSTVLRQVALTVILAQMGAFVPARRASLALTDRIFTRVGALDNLSQGQSTFMVEMQETANILNNATPRSLVIMDEIGRGTSTFDGLSIAWAVAEYLHDAHGRGVKTLFATHYHELTDLAQSKIRVKNFNIAVKEWNDEIIFLRKLVAGGTNRSYGIQVARLAGIPEPVIRRAKKILFKIENNEDSLYGRAMAESSGTAKPAGPVQLSLFRKPEQAIVQRLQALDIARMTPLEALNCLSELKERAAGALD
- a CDS encoding HIT domain-containing protein; protein product: MKTMWAPWRITYILGEKEEGCVFCKAMGPDDALTLFKGPQTLVVMNKFPYINGHLLVAPTRHIAALDQLSGSEMAVLLKTVEQSIAVLKRVMRPDGFNVGLNLGKVAGAGVEAHLHFHIVPRWYGDVNALAVFADVRVIPEHLQATFENLKPHFKEIDLTT
- a CDS encoding UPF0280 family protein, which gives rise to MLQARTYRKGLQRRLPAFRVVVEQTDLWIQADQPLMAVARESVLHHRHQLEGFIRRFPGFASSMEPWPLEGPAPPIVRRMCAAASRARVGPMAAVAGAVAAAVGEDLLGQCNEVVVENGGDVFIKNRERISIAIYAGGSPLSMRVGLQFAAAADPFGVCTSSGTVGHSRSLGAADAVCVVAPCCALADAAATAIGNHVRRAGDIPAGIDLGMAMGGLDGIVIIVGERMGVWGKLQVVPLPGKKGLSFKGKKSR
- a CDS encoding HD domain-containing protein, which codes for MEKFDPPFPACSLTRIREERDRPESETLSPQAALSRDGLRRRHEERLQDDYRQNFSLDVDRILHSLAYTRYIDKTQVFYLIRNDHITHRVLHVQLVSKISRTIGRFLGLNQDLIEAIALGHDIGHAPFGHDGERVLSAICRSHGIGDFHHNVQSIQFLDCVERKGRGWNLCLQTLDGILCHDGEVHDRQLRPDASKTFARLAEDLRRKTHEADTELTPMTLEGCVVRMADTISYIGRDIEDAIRLKMIRRSDLPAESTALLGKTNGTIVYNLVTDVIRSSYGRKRILFSAAVSEALKRLKDFNLEHIYLNPEIKRHLETIRVLFRRIFDRFLEDLQRENDQSVIFTGFLKDMSAEYLSQHRPEEIVRDFVSGMTDQYFLQQCPPELRPEIRVL